The Manihot esculenta cultivar AM560-2 chromosome 11, M.esculenta_v8, whole genome shotgun sequence genome includes a region encoding these proteins:
- the LOC110626276 gene encoding 1-aminocyclopropane-1-carboxylate oxidase 1 isoform X1 → MAFSSPHIMPENPIDFRAPPPSPIASGRRSSVANDDVLTEFLEHSLRVPDLVLPDKIFPRQKIVETPPSIDFQSLHSPGSDSIPRILDSLSRMGCFQLVNYGIPSDFTRMVLTMAAGIFKVPPKQRLTVTRSPEKPYGFEEVHGEEESELSEEFVWYRDEKLKLDMETIMEARYSNFSEKMEALVSDMENVAEKIMQIVRENSERKTMYGGDILQGQDLVGSVCYVCKHRNNRRANYLGYDVIKMLIRGTDYSHALCLHICDGSSEFHVYSKKGWVSFSPDKDALVVTAGDQIQLMTAGLSGGQYKHVLGRPIFKGEQEDTISMAFLYSPPSFTSKSEMGKTISLGQQVIVAIVLSVLYHFFVYFFKEI, encoded by the exons ATGGCATTTTCATCACCTCATATCATGCCTGAAAATCCCATTGATTTTCGTGCTCCGCCGCCATCTCCAATTGCCTCTGGCCGGAGATCATCTGTTGCAAATGATGATGTTCTCACTGAATTTCTTGAGCACTCACTACGTGTTCCAGATTTAGTTTTACCTGACAAGATCTTCCCTAGGCAAAAGATCGTTGAAACGCCTCCAAGCATTGATTTCCAATCTTTGCATTCTCCGGGTAGTGATTCAATTCCCAGGATTTTGGATTCACTGTCGAGAATGGGATGCTTTCAGTTGGTTAATTATGGAATTCCAAGTGATTTTACAAGAATGGTGCTGACCATGGCTGCCGGAATTTTTAAGGTGCCACCAAAGCAAAGGTTGACAGTGACAAGGTCCCCGGAGAAGCCATATGGGTTCGAGGAAGTGCATGGGGAGGAGGAGAGTGAATTGAGCGAAGAGTTTGTGTGGTATAGAGATGAGAAGTTGAAGTTAGACATGGAGACAATAATGGAAGCTAGATATTCAAATTTCAG TGAGAAAATGGAAGCTTTAGTATCTGATATGGAAAATGTAGCAGAGAAAATCATGCAAATTGTAAGAGAAAATTCTGAGAGGAAGACAATGTATGGAGGAGACATTTTGCAAGGGCAAGATCTGGTTGGCTCAGTCTGCTATGTTTGTAAGCATAGAAATAATCGAAGAGCAAACTACTTGGGATATGATGTGATCAAAATGCTTATAAGAGGAACTGATTACTCCCATGCACTTTGCCTCCATATCTGTGATGGGTCTTCAGAGTTTCATGTCTACTCTAAAAAAGGATGGGTATCTTTCTCCCCAGATAAAGATGCATTGGTCGTCACTGCTGGAGATCAAATACAG TTAATGACAGCTG GTCTGAGTGGTGGGCAATACAAGCATGTTCTAGGAAGGCCAATCTTCAAAGGCGAGCAAGAGGACACCATTTCAATGGCTTTTCTCTACTCTCCTCCAAGCTTCACCAGCAAATCAGAAATGGGAAAGACGATTTCCCTTGGCCAGCAAGTTATAGTTGCAATAGTTTTGAGTGTTTTATAccatttttttgtttatttttttaaggaaatTTGA
- the LOC110626276 gene encoding 1-aminocyclopropane-1-carboxylate oxidase 1 isoform X2, producing the protein MAFSSPHIMPENPIDFRAPPPSPIASGRRSSVANDDVLTEFLEHSLRVPDLVLPDKIFPRQKIVETPPSIDFQSLHSPGSDSIPRILDSLSRMGCFQLVNYGIPSDFTRMVLTMAAGIFKVPPKQRLTVTRSPEKPYGFEEVHGEEESELSEEFVWYRDEKLKLDMETIMEARYSNFSEKMEALVSDMENVAEKIMQIVRENSERKTMYGGDILQGQDLVGSVCYVCKHRNNRRANYLGYDVIKMLIRGTDYSHALCLHICDGSSEFHVYSKKGWVSFSPDKDALVVTAGDQIQSLSGGQYKHVLGRPIFKGEQEDTISMAFLYSPPSFTSKSEMGKTISLGQQVIVAIVLSVLYHFFVYFFKEI; encoded by the exons ATGGCATTTTCATCACCTCATATCATGCCTGAAAATCCCATTGATTTTCGTGCTCCGCCGCCATCTCCAATTGCCTCTGGCCGGAGATCATCTGTTGCAAATGATGATGTTCTCACTGAATTTCTTGAGCACTCACTACGTGTTCCAGATTTAGTTTTACCTGACAAGATCTTCCCTAGGCAAAAGATCGTTGAAACGCCTCCAAGCATTGATTTCCAATCTTTGCATTCTCCGGGTAGTGATTCAATTCCCAGGATTTTGGATTCACTGTCGAGAATGGGATGCTTTCAGTTGGTTAATTATGGAATTCCAAGTGATTTTACAAGAATGGTGCTGACCATGGCTGCCGGAATTTTTAAGGTGCCACCAAAGCAAAGGTTGACAGTGACAAGGTCCCCGGAGAAGCCATATGGGTTCGAGGAAGTGCATGGGGAGGAGGAGAGTGAATTGAGCGAAGAGTTTGTGTGGTATAGAGATGAGAAGTTGAAGTTAGACATGGAGACAATAATGGAAGCTAGATATTCAAATTTCAG TGAGAAAATGGAAGCTTTAGTATCTGATATGGAAAATGTAGCAGAGAAAATCATGCAAATTGTAAGAGAAAATTCTGAGAGGAAGACAATGTATGGAGGAGACATTTTGCAAGGGCAAGATCTGGTTGGCTCAGTCTGCTATGTTTGTAAGCATAGAAATAATCGAAGAGCAAACTACTTGGGATATGATGTGATCAAAATGCTTATAAGAGGAACTGATTACTCCCATGCACTTTGCCTCCATATCTGTGATGGGTCTTCAGAGTTTCATGTCTACTCTAAAAAAGGATGGGTATCTTTCTCCCCAGATAAAGATGCATTGGTCGTCACTGCTGGAGATCAAATACAG AGTCTGAGTGGTGGGCAATACAAGCATGTTCTAGGAAGGCCAATCTTCAAAGGCGAGCAAGAGGACACCATTTCAATGGCTTTTCTCTACTCTCCTCCAAGCTTCACCAGCAAATCAGAAATGGGAAAGACGATTTCCCTTGGCCAGCAAGTTATAGTTGCAATAGTTTTGAGTGTTTTATAccatttttttgtttatttttttaaggaaatTTGA
- the LOC110626276 gene encoding 1-aminocyclopropane-1-carboxylate oxidase isoform X3 translates to MAFSSPHIMPENPIDFRAPPPSPIASGRRSSVANDDVLTEFLEHSLRVPDLVLPDKIFPRQKIVETPPSIDFQSLHSPGSDSIPRILDSLSRMGCFQLVNYGIPSDFTRMVLTMAAGIFKVPPKQRLTVTRSPEKPYGFEEVHGEEESELSEEFVWYRDEKLKLDMETIMEARYSNFSEKMEALVSDMENVAEKIMQIVRENSERKTMYGGDILQGQDLVGSVCYVCKHRNNRRANYLGYDVIKMLIRGTDYSHALCLHICDGSSEFHVYSKKGWVSFSPDKDALVVTAGDQIQLLENLRMMLDFTTVRNSNDV, encoded by the exons ATGGCATTTTCATCACCTCATATCATGCCTGAAAATCCCATTGATTTTCGTGCTCCGCCGCCATCTCCAATTGCCTCTGGCCGGAGATCATCTGTTGCAAATGATGATGTTCTCACTGAATTTCTTGAGCACTCACTACGTGTTCCAGATTTAGTTTTACCTGACAAGATCTTCCCTAGGCAAAAGATCGTTGAAACGCCTCCAAGCATTGATTTCCAATCTTTGCATTCTCCGGGTAGTGATTCAATTCCCAGGATTTTGGATTCACTGTCGAGAATGGGATGCTTTCAGTTGGTTAATTATGGAATTCCAAGTGATTTTACAAGAATGGTGCTGACCATGGCTGCCGGAATTTTTAAGGTGCCACCAAAGCAAAGGTTGACAGTGACAAGGTCCCCGGAGAAGCCATATGGGTTCGAGGAAGTGCATGGGGAGGAGGAGAGTGAATTGAGCGAAGAGTTTGTGTGGTATAGAGATGAGAAGTTGAAGTTAGACATGGAGACAATAATGGAAGCTAGATATTCAAATTTCAG TGAGAAAATGGAAGCTTTAGTATCTGATATGGAAAATGTAGCAGAGAAAATCATGCAAATTGTAAGAGAAAATTCTGAGAGGAAGACAATGTATGGAGGAGACATTTTGCAAGGGCAAGATCTGGTTGGCTCAGTCTGCTATGTTTGTAAGCATAGAAATAATCGAAGAGCAAACTACTTGGGATATGATGTGATCAAAATGCTTATAAGAGGAACTGATTACTCCCATGCACTTTGCCTCCATATCTGTGATGGGTCTTCAGAGTTTCATGTCTACTCTAAAAAAGGATGGGTATCTTTCTCCCCAGATAAAGATGCATTGGTCGTCACTGCTGGAGATCAAATACAG CTTTTGGAGAATCTAAGGATGATGTTGGACTTTACAACTGTGAGAAATAGCAATGATGT TTAA
- the LOC110626517 gene encoding casein kinase 1-like protein HD16 isoform X2 gives MPVLRSGARRGRRAAAKQQAKPTVSGDAIATRTRRRQAEAAAAGAAPENNNINNDNDKNQQQQPVDENVVAVAAVVAAAAATVAVNHGVNRGVEGGAAVAGIGAIGGGEEKKEEVGEKLMDDYGSGGKSNDKANAGEDEGSTAPLPEKVQVGGSPLYKLEKRLGKGGFGQVYVGRRLSPVASNDRTGPGAVEVALKFEHRSSKGCNYGPPYEWQVYSFLGGSHGIPRVHYKGRQGDYFIMVMDILGPSLWDVWNNNSHTMSIEMVACIAIEAISILEKMHSRGYVHGDVKPENFLLGPPGTPDEKKLFLVDLGLATRWRDTSTGLHVEYDQRPDVFRGTVRYASVHAHLGRTASRRDDLESLAYTLIFLLRGRLPWQGYQGENKGFLVCKKKMATSPECLCCFCPQPFKQFVEYVVNLKFDEEPNYAKCVSLFDGIVGPNPDIRPINTEGAQKVGHKRGRLSVEEEEDEQPKKKVRMGMPATQWISVYNARRPMKQRYHYNVADARLAQHIEKGNEDGLFISSVASCQNLWALIMDAGTGYTAQIYELSPHFLHKDWIMEHWEKNYYISAIAGAANGSSLVVMSKGTQYLQQSYKVSDSFPFKWINKKWKEGFHVTAMATSGSRWGVVMSRGAGFAHQVVELDFLYPSEGIHRRWDHGYRITATAATCDQAAFVLSVPRRKPPDETQETLRTSAFPSTHVKEKWAKNLYIASMCYGRTVS, from the exons ATGCCGGTTCTGCGTAGCGGAGCGCGCAGGGGCCGGCGAGCAGCAGCAAAGCAGCAGGCAAAACCGACCGTGTCAGGGGACGCGATCGCAACAAGGACACGCAGAAGGCAAGCGGAAGCAGCTGCCGCTGGGGCTGCTcctgaaaataataatattaacaacGATAACGATAAGAACCAGCAGCAGCAGCCGGTGGATGAAAACGTAGTCGCTGTTGCTGCAGTAGTGGCGGCGGCGGCGGCAACAGTAGCGGTGAACCACGGGGTGAATAGGGGTGTAGAAGGGGGGGCGGCAGTTGCTGGTATTGGCGCTATTGGTGGAGGGGAGGAAAAgaaggaagaagttggagagaagcttATGGACGACTACGGTAGTGGCGGGAAAAGTAATGATAAAGCCAATGCAGGTGAAGATGAGGGGAGCACTGCTCCACTTCCTGAAAAG GTTCAGGTTGGCGGTTCCCCACTTTACAAATTAGAAAAAAGGTTGGGCAAGGGTGGCTTCGGTCAAGTATATGTTGGTCGACGCCTTTCTCCTGTTGCTTCAAATGATAGAACTGGCCCTGGAGCTGTAGAG GTGGCCTTAAAATTTGAGCATAGAAGTAGTAAAGGATGTAACTATGGACCACCATATGAGTGGCAAGTTTATAG CTTTCTTGGTGGCAGTCATGGAATACCACGAGTACACTACAAGGGTCGGCAAGGTGACTATTTTATCATG GTTATGGATATTCTGGGGCCAAGCTTGTGGGATGTTTGGAATAATAACTCTCATAC AATGTCCATTGAAATGGTTGCTTGTATTGCCATTGAAGCAATATCAATATTGGAGAAGATGCACTCTAGAGG TTATGTTCATGGAGATGTGAAGCCGGAGAATTTTCTTCTTGGTCCTCCAGGAACTCCTGATGAGAAAAAGTTATTTCTTGTTGATCTTGGATTAG CTACCAGGTGGCGAGATACTTCAACTGGTCTGCATGTTGAATATGACCAAAGGCCAGATGTTTTCAG AGGAACAGTTCGATATGCTAGTGTGCATGCCCATTTGGGGAGAACAGCTAGTAGAAGAGATGATTTAGAATCACTTGCTTACACCCTAATTTTCCTTCTCCGAGGTCGTTTACCTTGGCAAGGGTACCAG GGAGAGAATAAGGGCTTTCTTGTTTGTAAGAAAAAGATGGCAACATCTCCAGAGTGCCTCTGTTGCTTCTGTCCACAGCCTTTCAAGCAGTTTGTTGAATATGTGGTGAACTTGAAGTTTGATGAAGAACCTAATTATGCAAAATGCGTTTCTCTGTTTGATGGGATTGTTGGTCCAAATCCAGATATCAGGCCAATTAACACAGAAGGTGCTCAAAAG GTTGGTCATAAGAGAGGTCGGTTGTCTGTGGAGGAAGAAGAGGATGAACAACCGAAGAAAAAGGTTCGAATGGGCATGCCTGCAACACAATGGATTAGCGTGTACAATGCTCGAAGACCTATGAAGCAAAG GTATCACTATAATGTGGCTGATGCAAGACTTGCCCAGCACATTGAAAAAGGAAATGAAGATGGCTTGTTTATTAGCAGTGTAGCTTCATGTCAAAACCTGTGGGCCCTGATCATGGATGCCGGTACTGGTTACACTGCACAAATCTATGAACTATCGCCACATTTTCTTCACAAG GATTGGATAATGGAGCACTGGGAGAAGAATTACTATATCAGTGCAATAGCTGGAGCTGCTAATGGAAGCTCCTTAGTTGTTATGTCTAAAG GTACTCAGTATTTGCAGCAGTCATATAAAGTCAGTGATTCATTTCCTTTCAAATGGATTAACAAAAAATGGAAGGAGGGATTCCATGTTACTGCAATGGCCACCTCAGGGAGTAGATGGGGAGTTGTTATGTCTCGTGGTGCAGGGTTTGCACATCAG GTTGTTGAACTTGATTTCCTTTATCCAAGTGAAGGCATACATCGTCGATGGGATCATGGATATCGGATTACAGCAACTGCAGCTACTTGCGATCAGGCTGCTTTTGTTCTTAGTGTGCCAAGAAGGAAACCTCCAGACGAAACACAGGAGACGCTTCGAACTTCTGCTTTTCCTAGTACCCATGTCAAG GAGAAATGGGCGAAGAATTTATACATTGCCTCAATGTGTTATGGACGAACGGTGTCATGA
- the LOC110626517 gene encoding casein kinase 1-like protein HD16 isoform X1: MPVLRSGARRGRRAAAKQQAKPTVSGDAIATRTRRRQAEAAAAGAAPENNNINNDNDKNQQQQPVDENVVAVAAVVAAAAATVAVNHGVNRGVEGGAAVAGIGAIGGGEEKKEEVGEKLMDDYGSGGKSNDKANAGEDEGSTAPLPEKVQVGGSPLYKLEKRLGKGGFGQVYVGRRLSPVASNDRTGPGAVEVALKFEHRSSKGCNYGPPYEWQVYSFLGGSHGIPRVHYKGRQGDYFIMVMDILGPSLWDVWNNNSHTMSIEMVACIAIEAISILEKMHSRGYVHGDVKPENFLLGPPGTPDEKKLFLVDLGLATRWRDTSTGLHVEYDQRPDVFRGTVRYASVHAHLGRTASRRDDLESLAYTLIFLLRGRLPWQGYQGENKGFLVCKKKMATSPECLCCFCPQPFKQFVEYVVNLKFDEEPNYAKCVSLFDGIVGPNPDIRPINTEGAQKLIYQVGHKRGRLSVEEEEDEQPKKKVRMGMPATQWISVYNARRPMKQRYHYNVADARLAQHIEKGNEDGLFISSVASCQNLWALIMDAGTGYTAQIYELSPHFLHKDWIMEHWEKNYYISAIAGAANGSSLVVMSKGTQYLQQSYKVSDSFPFKWINKKWKEGFHVTAMATSGSRWGVVMSRGAGFAHQVVELDFLYPSEGIHRRWDHGYRITATAATCDQAAFVLSVPRRKPPDETQETLRTSAFPSTHVKEKWAKNLYIASMCYGRTVS; this comes from the exons ATGCCGGTTCTGCGTAGCGGAGCGCGCAGGGGCCGGCGAGCAGCAGCAAAGCAGCAGGCAAAACCGACCGTGTCAGGGGACGCGATCGCAACAAGGACACGCAGAAGGCAAGCGGAAGCAGCTGCCGCTGGGGCTGCTcctgaaaataataatattaacaacGATAACGATAAGAACCAGCAGCAGCAGCCGGTGGATGAAAACGTAGTCGCTGTTGCTGCAGTAGTGGCGGCGGCGGCGGCAACAGTAGCGGTGAACCACGGGGTGAATAGGGGTGTAGAAGGGGGGGCGGCAGTTGCTGGTATTGGCGCTATTGGTGGAGGGGAGGAAAAgaaggaagaagttggagagaagcttATGGACGACTACGGTAGTGGCGGGAAAAGTAATGATAAAGCCAATGCAGGTGAAGATGAGGGGAGCACTGCTCCACTTCCTGAAAAG GTTCAGGTTGGCGGTTCCCCACTTTACAAATTAGAAAAAAGGTTGGGCAAGGGTGGCTTCGGTCAAGTATATGTTGGTCGACGCCTTTCTCCTGTTGCTTCAAATGATAGAACTGGCCCTGGAGCTGTAGAG GTGGCCTTAAAATTTGAGCATAGAAGTAGTAAAGGATGTAACTATGGACCACCATATGAGTGGCAAGTTTATAG CTTTCTTGGTGGCAGTCATGGAATACCACGAGTACACTACAAGGGTCGGCAAGGTGACTATTTTATCATG GTTATGGATATTCTGGGGCCAAGCTTGTGGGATGTTTGGAATAATAACTCTCATAC AATGTCCATTGAAATGGTTGCTTGTATTGCCATTGAAGCAATATCAATATTGGAGAAGATGCACTCTAGAGG TTATGTTCATGGAGATGTGAAGCCGGAGAATTTTCTTCTTGGTCCTCCAGGAACTCCTGATGAGAAAAAGTTATTTCTTGTTGATCTTGGATTAG CTACCAGGTGGCGAGATACTTCAACTGGTCTGCATGTTGAATATGACCAAAGGCCAGATGTTTTCAG AGGAACAGTTCGATATGCTAGTGTGCATGCCCATTTGGGGAGAACAGCTAGTAGAAGAGATGATTTAGAATCACTTGCTTACACCCTAATTTTCCTTCTCCGAGGTCGTTTACCTTGGCAAGGGTACCAG GGAGAGAATAAGGGCTTTCTTGTTTGTAAGAAAAAGATGGCAACATCTCCAGAGTGCCTCTGTTGCTTCTGTCCACAGCCTTTCAAGCAGTTTGTTGAATATGTGGTGAACTTGAAGTTTGATGAAGAACCTAATTATGCAAAATGCGTTTCTCTGTTTGATGGGATTGTTGGTCCAAATCCAGATATCAGGCCAATTAACACAGAAGGTGCTCAAAAG CTTATTTATCAGGTTGGTCATAAGAGAGGTCGGTTGTCTGTGGAGGAAGAAGAGGATGAACAACCGAAGAAAAAGGTTCGAATGGGCATGCCTGCAACACAATGGATTAGCGTGTACAATGCTCGAAGACCTATGAAGCAAAG GTATCACTATAATGTGGCTGATGCAAGACTTGCCCAGCACATTGAAAAAGGAAATGAAGATGGCTTGTTTATTAGCAGTGTAGCTTCATGTCAAAACCTGTGGGCCCTGATCATGGATGCCGGTACTGGTTACACTGCACAAATCTATGAACTATCGCCACATTTTCTTCACAAG GATTGGATAATGGAGCACTGGGAGAAGAATTACTATATCAGTGCAATAGCTGGAGCTGCTAATGGAAGCTCCTTAGTTGTTATGTCTAAAG GTACTCAGTATTTGCAGCAGTCATATAAAGTCAGTGATTCATTTCCTTTCAAATGGATTAACAAAAAATGGAAGGAGGGATTCCATGTTACTGCAATGGCCACCTCAGGGAGTAGATGGGGAGTTGTTATGTCTCGTGGTGCAGGGTTTGCACATCAG GTTGTTGAACTTGATTTCCTTTATCCAAGTGAAGGCATACATCGTCGATGGGATCATGGATATCGGATTACAGCAACTGCAGCTACTTGCGATCAGGCTGCTTTTGTTCTTAGTGTGCCAAGAAGGAAACCTCCAGACGAAACACAGGAGACGCTTCGAACTTCTGCTTTTCCTAGTACCCATGTCAAG GAGAAATGGGCGAAGAATTTATACATTGCCTCAATGTGTTATGGACGAACGGTGTCATGA